CAACCGCTGGCAGGCGCGGGTTTTTGCGATGGATATCCCAAGCGGACTTCATGCGGATTCCGGTGCGGTGATGGGTACCGCACTGCAGGCCCATACGACCCTGATGTTTGGTACCGCGAAAGCCGGCTGTTATCTCGGCAGAGGGGCAGCGCTGAGTGGAAAGCGCGTGCTTTGTCCGCTGCCGTTTCCGGCACATTTGCTGCGGGAGGCCGAAGGTGCGGTACTTCGAAGTCTTTCGCCCGGGGGTAAGCCGCAGCTTGAAAACAAGCTAAGGAAGCTCCGCGAGGGGCGCGAAGTCCGCCATAAATATCAGAACGGCAATGTGTATGTGCTGGGCGGTTCGCCGGGTCTGACCGGCGCCGTGATTCTGACCGCAAAAGCTGCGTGGAGTACGGGCTGCGGCTCGGTGCAGGTGTTCACGACACCGGAAGTCTCCCCCGCTTATGATGCGCATTTTGTGGATATCACCCGAAAAATGATTCCCGGTGACGGTAGCGGGCTGTTTAAAGCGGATGCCGTTCGTGCTGTAGCCGAGGTCATCGCAGCCCGGCCCGGAGTATTGGTTCTGGGACCCGGCCTTGGCACCCATCCTGAAACCGCGGCGGCGGTACGGCAGCTCCTGCGATTGGTAAAGGCACCCGTAGTACTCGACGCTGACGGCGTCCGCGCGCTGAGCGGTCATACGGAGAAGCTTCCCGATGACCTGCGCTTAATCGTTACCCCGCACCCCGGCGAGCAGGAGCAGCTACTTGGGTTCAGCATAGCTCAGCCGGAGCAGCTTGCGCAGGCGCTGAATCATTTCCCCTGCCGCGACAACATGGTTTTTCTGGCAAAGGGAAGTCCGGCACTCCTCGCAACCCGGAATGAATGCCGCATTACAACTTATGATACCCGCATTTTTTCGAGAACCGGTTTCGGAGATGTCCTTGCCGGGCTTATGGC
This genomic stretch from Cyclonatronum proteinivorum harbors:
- a CDS encoding NAD(P)H-hydrate dehydratase, yielding MIPPGFENRLFTAAQSRDIDRRTIEELGIPGFTLMEVAAQRAADHIFEMQPGPVRVLSFCGKGNNAGDALAVSRLLLMKGFSVDVCLALGKTGMSADAAANLRILEKMLEADPELPLRFFEGVLPGRVYCTVIDGLFGTGLQRDVTGPLAEMIAEINRWQARVFAMDIPSGLHADSGAVMGTALQAHTTLMFGTAKAGCYLGRGAALSGKRVLCPLPFPAHLLREAEGAVLRSLSPGGKPQLENKLRKLREGREVRHKYQNGNVYVLGGSPGLTGAVILTAKAAWSTGCGSVQVFTTPEVSPAYDAHFVDITRKMIPGDGSGLFKADAVRAVAEVIAARPGVLVLGPGLGTHPETAAAVRQLLRLVKAPVVLDADGVRALSGHTEKLPDDLRLIVTPHPGEQEQLLGFSIAQPEQLAQALNHFPCRDNMVFLAKGSPALLATRNECRITTYDTRIFSRTGFGDVLAGLMAGMLSRLPDSTVTAESMLDVSALAMLESYARATCQHESAVSPSAPEAGGMF